The following are from one region of the Phormidium sp. PBR-2020 genome:
- a CDS encoding YifB family Mg chelatase-like AAA ATPase, whose translation MLARIWSASLYGINAVRVGVEIDVSGGLPATVVVGLPDTAVQESRERVKAALKNSGFSFPMRRIVVNLTPADLRKEGPSFDLPISLGILAASEQINPQLLGDYLFLGEVSLDGSLRPVSGVLPIAAAAAEMGMSGLVVPQANAQEAAVIEGLSVYGLSSVREVSQFLDQPERFARTVVDLDQALASEADIGLDLKDVKGQAHARRALEIAAAGGHNLIFVGPPGSGKTMLARRLPGILPPLTLPEALDVTQIHSVAGLLRDRGQLVSQRPFRSPHHSASGPSLVGGGSYPKPGEISLAHRGVLFLDELTEFKRDVLEFLRQPLEDGRVTISRTRQSVEFPARFTLVASTNPCPCGYYGDPIQPCTCSPRQREQYWAKLSGPLMDRIDLQVVVNRLKPQEILQQKLGEASQSVRSRVKIGRQQASQRFQDEPIRCNAEMQSHHLRRWCHLDDASQGLLEAAIRQLGLSARGTDRILKVARTIADLAQDEQIQASHIAEAIQYRTIDRMT comes from the coding sequence GTGTTAGCCCGAATATGGAGTGCATCGCTTTATGGCATCAACGCCGTCAGAGTGGGAGTTGAAATTGATGTCTCTGGAGGACTTCCCGCCACCGTCGTTGTGGGATTACCGGATACAGCCGTCCAAGAATCACGAGAACGAGTCAAGGCGGCCCTGAAAAATTCCGGCTTCAGCTTTCCCATGCGTCGCATTGTCGTCAACCTAACCCCAGCCGACTTACGGAAAGAAGGGCCAAGTTTCGATTTACCCATTAGCTTGGGGATTCTCGCCGCCTCCGAGCAAATCAACCCACAACTCTTAGGAGATTACCTTTTCCTAGGAGAAGTCTCCCTCGACGGCAGTTTACGGCCCGTCAGCGGTGTGTTGCCCATTGCTGCCGCCGCCGCCGAAATGGGTATGAGTGGGTTAGTGGTTCCCCAAGCCAATGCCCAAGAAGCCGCCGTTATCGAAGGACTCTCGGTGTATGGCCTCAGCAGCGTCCGAGAGGTGAGCCAATTTCTCGATCAACCCGAACGGTTTGCCCGTACCGTCGTCGATTTAGACCAAGCCCTGGCTAGTGAAGCTGACATTGGCTTAGATCTCAAAGATGTCAAAGGACAAGCCCATGCCCGTCGAGCCTTGGAAATTGCCGCCGCTGGGGGTCATAATCTCATCTTTGTGGGGCCCCCAGGCAGTGGTAAAACCATGCTGGCGCGGCGGTTACCGGGGATTCTCCCCCCCCTCACCCTGCCAGAAGCCCTAGACGTGACCCAGATTCATTCCGTCGCCGGATTATTGCGCGATCGCGGTCAACTGGTGAGTCAACGGCCCTTCCGCAGTCCTCATCATTCCGCCAGTGGCCCCTCCCTTGTCGGTGGGGGCAGTTATCCCAAACCCGGTGAAATTTCCCTAGCCCATCGGGGTGTCCTGTTCCTGGACGAATTAACCGAATTTAAGCGCGATGTCCTAGAATTTCTGCGTCAACCCCTCGAAGATGGACGAGTCACCATTTCCCGAACCCGTCAATCCGTAGAATTTCCCGCCCGTTTTACCCTCGTTGCCAGTACTAATCCCTGCCCCTGTGGCTATTACGGCGATCCCATTCAACCTTGCACCTGTTCCCCCCGTCAGCGAGAACAGTATTGGGCCAAACTCTCAGGCCCCCTTATGGATCGCATTGACTTGCAGGTGGTCGTCAACCGCCTCAAGCCCCAAGAAATTTTACAACAGAAGCTAGGTGAAGCCTCCCAATCCGTGCGATCGCGCGTCAAAATCGGCCGACAACAAGCCTCACAACGGTTTCAAGACGAGCCAATTCGCTGCAACGCCGAGATGCAAAGCCACCATCTGCGCCGTTGGTGTCACCTCGACGACGCCAGTCAGGGACTCCTCGAAGCCGCCATCCGTCAACTCGGCCTCTCCGCCCGAGGGACCGATCGCATCCTCAAAGTGGCCCGAACCATCGCCGACTTAGCCCAAGACGAGCAGATCCAAGCCAGTCACATTGCCGAAGCCATCCAATATCGAACCATCGATCGCATGACCTGA
- the rseP gene encoding RIP metalloprotease RseP — protein sequence MFVLAAIAVIAILIAVHELGHFLAARWQGIHVNRFSIGFGPILLKYQGPETEYAIRAFPLGGFVGFPDDDPDSTIPEDDPDLLRNRPVLDRAIVISAGVIANLIFAYLVLVFQVGSTGIPTGFNAEPGVVVPQVMSVESPAARAGLQDLDIILAVDGTPLEPGEPGIFDLKQTIEDNPETPIPLTVQRDESQLSLTVTPERGSDGKGRIGVQLAPNGERLYREVDNPLEVVGIAAGQFQVIFVNTVKGFYQLITNFQSTAGQIAGPVGIVAQGADFAARDAMNLLFFAAVISVNLAIINILPLPALDGGQLAFLLVEGLRGKPVPVHIQDGVMQSGLLLLLGLGIFLIVRDTSQLDWVQQLGR from the coding sequence ATGTTTGTTCTGGCAGCGATCGCAGTTATCGCCATTCTTATCGCCGTTCACGAGCTAGGTCACTTCCTCGCGGCTCGCTGGCAAGGCATCCATGTCAACCGCTTTTCCATTGGCTTTGGGCCGATTTTGCTCAAATACCAAGGACCGGAAACGGAATATGCCATCCGCGCCTTCCCCCTGGGAGGGTTTGTTGGCTTCCCGGATGATGATCCCGACAGCACCATCCCCGAGGATGACCCAGATCTCCTGCGCAATCGCCCGGTTCTCGATCGGGCGATCGTCATCAGTGCTGGGGTCATCGCCAATCTGATTTTTGCCTATTTAGTCCTGGTCTTCCAAGTGGGGTCGACGGGGATTCCCACCGGCTTTAATGCGGAACCGGGGGTGGTTGTGCCTCAGGTGATGTCCGTTGAGAGTCCCGCCGCTCGGGCTGGCTTACAAGACCTGGATATTATTCTGGCGGTGGATGGAACCCCTCTGGAGCCGGGGGAACCGGGGATCTTCGATCTCAAACAAACCATCGAAGACAATCCCGAGACGCCGATTCCGCTGACGGTTCAGCGCGATGAGAGCCAACTCTCCCTGACGGTGACCCCAGAACGGGGCAGTGATGGCAAGGGACGTATTGGGGTGCAACTGGCCCCCAATGGAGAACGGCTCTATCGTGAGGTGGATAATCCCTTGGAAGTCGTGGGGATTGCCGCTGGCCAGTTTCAGGTGATTTTTGTCAATACGGTCAAAGGTTTTTATCAACTCATTACCAATTTCCAAAGTACCGCTGGACAGATTGCTGGCCCGGTGGGCATTGTGGCTCAGGGGGCAGATTTTGCGGCCCGTGATGCCATGAATCTCTTGTTTTTTGCGGCGGTGATTAGTGTCAACTTAGCCATTATCAATATTCTGCCGCTGCCGGCCCTGGATGGGGGCCAATTGGCATTTCTCCTGGTGGAAGGGTTGCGCGGGAAACCGGTGCCGGTGCATATTCAGGATGGGGTCATGCAGTCTGGGCTATTGCTGCTGCTGGGGTTGGGCATTTTCCTGATTGTCCGAGATACCAGCCAGTTAGATTGGGTTCAACAATTGGGCCGCTGA
- the nth gene encoding endonuclease III, with protein MAGKRAGKSPLKQSLKQPSKEQRASEVLSRLTQLYPDATCSLTYESPVQLLVATILSAQCTDERVNKVTPALFARYPDVAAFAGANLAELEGLIRSTGFYRNKAKNIRGACQMIMEQFEGQVPQTMEALTQLPGVARKTANVVLAHGFGINAGVTVDTHVKRLSRRLGLTAQENPVKVERELMPLLPQADWENWSIRLIYHGRAVCKARNPNCGGCVLADLCPTAAEVG; from the coding sequence ATGGCTGGGAAAAGGGCTGGGAAATCTCCATTGAAGCAATCATTGAAACAACCATCGAAGGAGCAACGGGCGTCAGAGGTGTTGAGCCGTTTGACACAGTTATATCCTGATGCCACCTGTAGCCTCACCTATGAAAGTCCGGTTCAGTTGTTGGTGGCGACGATTCTCTCGGCCCAATGTACCGATGAACGAGTGAATAAGGTAACCCCGGCCTTGTTTGCTCGTTATCCTGATGTGGCGGCGTTCGCTGGGGCTAACTTGGCGGAGTTGGAAGGCTTGATTCGTTCTACAGGCTTTTATCGCAATAAGGCCAAGAACATTCGCGGGGCCTGTCAGATGATCATGGAACAGTTTGAGGGGCAGGTTCCTCAAACCATGGAGGCGTTAACGCAACTGCCGGGGGTGGCTCGTAAAACGGCGAATGTGGTGTTAGCCCATGGGTTTGGCATTAATGCTGGAGTGACGGTGGATACTCATGTGAAACGGTTGAGTCGCCGTTTGGGACTGACGGCGCAGGAGAACCCGGTTAAGGTAGAGCGGGAGTTGATGCCGTTGTTACCCCAGGCGGATTGGGAAAATTGGTCGATTCGTCTGATTTATCATGGCCGAGCGGTATGTAAGGCCCGTAACCCCAATTGCGGCGGCTGTGTGTTGGCGGATCTCTGTCCAACGGCGGCGGAGGTGGGGTAG